From Drosophila suzukii chromosome 2R, CBGP_Dsuzu_IsoJpt1.0, whole genome shotgun sequence, a single genomic window includes:
- the Obsc gene encoding obscurin isoform X7: MDDYYSGYSRASTRRYESKSRDYDRGTSYDSTVERSQYGISSRRDRSSVDKVEARSSLLATGRTESRAASRAESRAESRASYSVAESRAGIRSSSRLQEDRPLRSVDKPVVVKMLKSVQVDPGETAHFEIQFKDQPGLVTWLKDNKPLEDRLADRITQTAAPMNSYRLDIKNCSETDAGTYTIRAQSASETTTVSAQLAVGQAPGHDETKTNTEPAFLVSLKGAEMIENTLFRFMIKIKGDPKPRVKFYKDEKEILETNDRIQIIRDKDYLGFYELVIADVQKTDSGTYSCKATNKFGEASCEAIATTVEDRNPFGALSGQILPAGEKPVFQWKRNGEEFDPEERFKVLFGEDEDSLALVFQHVKPEDAGIYTCVAQTSTGNISCSAELSVQGAIQTLNREPEKPTLVIEHREANASIGGSAILELQCKGFPKPAVQWKHDGEVIQVDDRHKFMYEDEESMSLVIKNVDTVDAGEYTIEAINELGQDEASISLVVKAPPKIKKVTDITCSAGETIKMEIEVEGFPQPTVQVTNNGKDVTAESNVKISSSSIGKSLEKVVVEVKEIKLSQAGNYSIKATNDLSQTSEYWSCTVKSKPVVVKHFESEYIHGEKEHVQMTVRIDAYPEAKLTWYHDETEIKTTDAKYTVSSDGNAYTLKITGATRVDAGKYTVKATNEHGSDTSSTQLLIKCTPEFTHKLKNITVAEGDSNVELVVGVDAYPRPHVKWYIDGIEIDEKRNDFRHVEEGNDFKLIMNQVATNMQGNYTCKIMNDYGKLEDNCVVTVNCKPKVKRGLKNLEVQEGKSFTLEVEVYSEPEAKIKWFKDGHEIYEDARIKISRDTQRIENYYLTLNLARTEDAGTYEMKATNFIGETTSTCKVAVLTSDALSLGQTVTKTMIATTEEPEEGAIPEIVHVDVFQQHSYESVPLKYEVIATGIPKPEAIWYHDGKPITPDKHTAITVDGDHYKLEVESLDLVDAGEYKVVVQNKCGEKSHQGDLSLSGIAEYRKPILTQGPGLKDIKVNKGDKVSEAVVFTADPAPEIVLLKDGQPVKESNNLKLKVEKKDAENGLVQYTCTLNILEAEIKDSGRYELKVKNKYGELATSGWIDVLAKPEISGLNDTKCLPGDTICFEALVQANPKPKVSWTRGNENLCNHENCEVIADVDADKYRLVFQSVSPSEDGKYTITATNSEGRATVDFNLAVLVEKPTFIVQPESQSIHDFRPVSTKVLVHGVPLPTIEWLKDDKPINYEAVNKPSKDKLYGKEDTKKGTDQIESVFDIKTFRENDVGAYTCVATNEIGVTKAPFKLALLALAPSFVKKLDNALDVLQGEPLVLECCVDGSPLPTVQWLKDGDEVKPSESVKISTNPDGLVRLEINHCEPNDSGAYKLIISNPHGEKVALCAVAVKPEEVQPKFLKPITGQTVVVGEPLKLEAQVTGFPAPEVKWYKDGMLLRPSPEINFINSPNGQIGLIIDSAQPLDAGVYKCLIANKGGEIEGVSKVEIVPKESKPVFVAELQDASSIEGFPVKMDIKVIGNPKPKLQWFHNGHEIQPDPSHVAIVENPDKSTSLIIEKTVPGDSGLYEVIAQNPEGSTASKAKLYVAPKADETATEEAPQFVSALRDVNADEGQELVLSAPFISNPMPEVIWSKDGVTLTPNERLLMTCDGKHIGLTIKPAEAADSGNYTCLLANPLGEDSSACNANVRKVYKPPVFTQKISDQQQVFGNNAKIPVTVSGVPYPDLVWYFQDKPIPKSDKYTIKNDGDHHMLIVNNCEKADQGVYKCIASNREGKDITQGRLDIVNEIKKHSRSEPPVFLKKIGDCDIYEGMIAKFTACATGYPEPEVEWFKNDQKLFPSDRFLIDIEPNGLLRLTIKNVTENDVGRYSCRIFNPYGDDICHAELFYDSLDSQQKPLEDQYTDFKKYKKSGAPPPLSEGPIISRMTDRGLLLSWNPSVPLTPRYPITYQIEMMDLPEGDWRTLRTGVRSCACDIRNLEPFRDYRFRVRVENKFGVSDPSPYTQTYRQKLVPDPPKTYTYLPPGTDFRPETSPYFPKDFDIERPPHDGLAQAPQFLLREQDISYGVKDHNTELMWFVYGYPKPKMTYYFDDMIIESGGRFDQSYTRNGQATLFINKMLDRDVGWYEAVATNEHGEARQRVRLEIAEHPRFLKRPDETFIMARKNGRIEAKLVGIPLPEVHWFKDWKPIADSSRIKISSYDPDIYVLSIHDSIIKDGGLYSISARNIAGSISTSVTVHIEENEDQYIYKTYGRHPYVRSKQLRYQDKYDIGDELGRGTQGITYHAVERSSGDNYAAKIMYGRPELRPFMMNELEMMNTFNHKNLIRPYDAYDTDRSVTLIMELAAGGELVRDNLLRRDYYTERDIAHYIRQTLWGLEHMHEMGVGHMGLTIKDLLISVVGGDLIKVSDFGLSRKINRHNLSTLDYGMPEFVSPEVVNKEGVNFSHDMWTVGLITYVLLGGHNPFLGIDDRETLTKIREGRWDFKDEIWTHISDDGRDFISRLLLYSPEERMDVKTALKHPWFFMLDRQVYDHDYQIGTDRLRNYYDHFRDWYANASCKNYFRRRRLSGCFQHPSKMVYPPGHVYTPENTPEPLPEPRIRAKREEVVSKYLHPDYELGLIQSESHYQYGPDTYLLQLRDVNFPVRLREYMKVAHRRSPSFALNDSVDWSLPVIRERRRFTDIMDEEIDDERTRSRISMYAANESYSIRRLRTELGPRLDEYTEADAMIETQREGYPPFFREKPQTIAITENQPSHIHCFAVGDPKPCVQWFKNDMVLSESKRIKISVDEDGRSILRFEPALHFDVGVYKVVARNKVGQTVARCRIVVATLPDAPDSPEISANSGTEILLRWKQPRDDGHSTVLCYSLQYKLSNCDAWTTVADNIDHEFYLLHDLQPNTSYQFRLASKNRIGWSEMGIPVSASTVGGDAPKIHITKAMKHLQQLTENGHQVVPEEERVHTDYHCEREPPNWVTDSSVSDKYSFISEIARGEFSTIVKGIQKSTDTVVVAKILEVTDENEDNVVAEFDNFKTLRHERIPALFSAYKPLNVPIAIFVMEKLQGADVLTYFSSRHEYSEQMVATVVTQLLDALQYLHWRGYCHLNIQPDNVVMASVRSIQVKLVDFGSAKKVNKLGMKVTPCGSLDFQPPEMVNDEPIFPQSDIWSLGALTYLLLSGCSPFRGADEYETKQNISFVRYRFENLFKEVTPEATRFIMLLFKRHPTKRPYTEDCLEHRWLMSSDYMVRKRERAIFLGSRLKTFCDEYHDLKNASATSSKVLNTVAGGPTPTQLLRSNSIQEELLTTF, translated from the exons ATGGATGATTATTATTCCGGCTACTCAAGGGCTTCAACACGTCGCTATGAAT CCAAATCCCGGGACTACGACCGAGGGACCTCCTACGATAGCACCGTAGAGCGATCGCAGTATGGCATAAGTTCCAGGCGGGATCGCAGTTCCGTTGACAAGGTCGAAGCTCGATCGTCTCTTTTGGCCACTGGACGTACAGAAAGTCGTGCTGCAAGTCGCGCTGAAAGCCGTGCCGAAAGTCGTGCCTCCTATTCGGTGGCAGAATCACGTGCCGGAATCCGTTCATCATCTCGTCTCCAAGAGGATCGACCCCTTCGCTCCGTCGACAAGCCCGTGGTGGTCAAGATGCTAAAGAGCGTCCAAGTGGACC CTGGAGAGACCGCGCATTTCGAGATCCAATTCAAGGATCAGCCTGGACTGGTTACCTGGCTGAAGGACAACAAGCCTCTGGAAGATCGTTTGGCTGACAGAATCACCCAAACCGCTGCTCCAATGAATTCTTACCGATTGGACATCAAGAACTGCAG TGAGACTGATGCTGGAACCTATACCATTCGGGCCCAGTCTGCATCCGAAACAACAACTGTATCGGCTCAACTTGCTGTTGGCCAGG CTCCAGGCCATGATGAAACGAAGACCAATACAGAGCCAGCTTTCCTGGTTAGCCTGAAAGGTGCAGAGATGATCGAGAACACTCTCTTCCGTTTCATGATCAAGATCAAAGGGGATCCCAAGCCGAGGGTTAAATT CTACAAGGATGAAAAGGAAATACTCGAGACCAATGATAGGATCCAAATTATTCGGGACAAGGACTATCTGGGTTTCTATGAGCTAGTTATTGCCGATGTGCAGAAGACCGACAGTGGAACGTACTCGTGCAAAGCAACGAATAAATTTGGTGAAGCCAGCTGCGAAGCTATAGCCACCACAGTGG AGGACAGGAATCCTTTTGGGGCCTTGAGCGGACAAATTCTGCCAGCTGGAGAGAAGCCAGTCTTCCAATGGAAGCGAAATGGCGAGGAGTTCGATCCCGAGGAGCGCTTCAAGGTGCTTTTCGGCGAAGACGAGGACTCCCTGGCCCTGGTCTTCCAGCACGTGAAGCCCGAGGATGCGGGCATCTACACCTGCGTGGCTCAAACCTCCACCGGCAACATCTCGTGCAGTGCCGAGCTCTCGGTTCAGGGTGCCATTCAGACCCTCAACCGGGAGCCCGAGAAGCCCACCCTGGTGATCGAGCACCGCGAGGCCAACGCCAGCATCGGCGGCTCGGCCATTCTGGAGCTCCAATGCAAGGGCTTCCCGAAGCCGGCGGTGCAGTGGAAGCACGACGGTGAGGTCATCCAGGTGGACGACAGGCACAAGTTCATGTACGAGGATGAGGAGAGCATGTCGCTGGTGATCAAGAATGTGGACACCGTAGACGCCGGAGAGTACACCATTGAGGCCATCAACGAACTGGGCCAGGATGAGGCGAGCATTAGCTTAGTGGTTAAAG CTCCACCCAAAATCAAGAAAGTCACGGACATTACTTGTTCGGCCGGCGAGACCATCAAGATGGAAATCGAAGTGGAAGGATTCCCGCAACCTACCGTCCAGGTGACTAACAATGGCAAGGACGTGACTGCCGAGAGCAACGTCAAGATCTCCTCGAGTTCCATTGGCAAGAGTCTGGAAAAGGTCGTCGTGGAGGTGAAGGAGATCAAGCTGTCCCAAGCGGGCAACTACTCCATCAAGGCCACCAACGATCTCAGCCAGACCTCGGAGTACTGGAGCTGCACGGTGAAGTCGAAGCCGGTGGTTGTCAAGCACTTCGAGAGCGAGTACATCCACGGGGAGAAGGAGCACGTCCAGATGACGGTGCGGATCGATGCCTATCCGGAGGCCAAGTTGACTTGGTACCATGACGAAACGGAGATCAAGACAACCGATGCTAAGTACACGGTTAGCAGCGATGGCAATGCCTACACCCTGAAGATCACCGGAGCCACTCGTGTGGATGCCGGAAAGTACACCGTGAAGGCCACCAATGAGCACGGATCGGACACCAGTTCCACCCAGCTGCTCATCAAGTGCACTCCGGAGTTCACACACAAACTGAAGAACATCACCGTTGCCGAGGGCGACTCCAATGTGGAGCTGGTGGTGGGTGTGGATGCCTATCCACGTCCGCATGTCAAGTGGTACATTGATGGCATCGAAATCGATGAGAAGCGGAACGATTTCCGTCACGTGGAGGAGGGTAATGACTTCAAACTGATCATGAACCAAGTGGCTACTAACATGCAGGGTAACTACACCTGCAAGATCATGAACGACTATGGAAAGCTGGAGGACAACTGCGTCGTGACCGTCAATT GCAAACCCAAGGTCAAGCGTGGTCTCAAGAACCTTGAAGTCCAGGAGGGCAAGTCCTTCACTCTGGAGGTGGAAGTATATAGCGAACCAGAGGCCAAAATCAAATG GTTCAAGGATGGCCACGAAATCTATGAAGACGCCCGAATTAAAATCTCTCGGGACACCCAGCGCATTGAGAACTACTATCTCACCTTGAATCTAGCCAGAACCGAGGATGCCGGCACCTATGAGATGAAGGCCACCAACTTCATTGGCGAGACCACCTCAACCTGCAAGGTTGCTGTTTTAA CTAGCGACGCTTTGTCTCTGGGACAGACCGTAACAAAAACTATGATTGCGACGACCGAAGAACCTGAAGAAGGGG CTATTCCTGAAATCGTCCATGTCGATGTCTTCCAGCAGCACAGCTACGAAAGTGTGCCACTGAAGTATGAAGTCATTGCCACGGGAATTCCCAAGCCGGAAGCGATTTGGTATCACGATGGAAAGCCAATTACACCCGATAAGCACACTGCTATCACTGTTGATGGG GATCATTATAAGTTAGAGGTGGAGTCGCTTGATCTGGTGGATGCGGGCGAATATAAGGTAGTTGTGCAAAACAAGTGCGGCGAAAAATCGCATCAGGGAGATCTTTCTCTATCGG GTATCGCTGAATACCGCAAGCCCATCCTGACACAAGGACCTGGACTGAAGGACATTAAGGTCAACAAGGGCGACAAGGTCTCCGAGGCTGTGGTGTTCACCGCCGATCCTGCCCCTGAAATTGTCTTACTCAAAGATGGCCAGCCCGTCAAGGAGAGCAATAATCTCAAGCTGAAGGTGGAAAAGAAGGACGCAGAGAATGGATTGGTTCAGTACACTTGCACTCTGAACATCTTGGAAG CTGAGATTAAGGATTCCGGACGCTACGAACTGAAGGTGAAGAACAAGTACGGTGAGCTGGCCACTAGTGGATGGATCGATGTGCTGGCCAAGCCTGAGATTTCGGGTCTGAATGACACCAAGTGCCTGCCGGGAGACACCATTTGCTTCGAGGCTCTGGTCCAGGCCAATCCGAAACCCAAGGTCTCCTGGACCCGTGGCAATGAGAACCTGTGCAACCACGAGAACTGCGAGGTCATCGCGGATGTGGATGCCGACAAATACCGACTGGTGTTCCAGTCCGTTTCCCCCAGCGAGGATGGCAAGTACACCATTACAGCCACGAACAGCGAGGGAAGGGCCACAGTGGACTTCAACTTGGCGGTGCTGG TGGAGAAACCCACCTTTATTGTGCAACCCGAGAGCCAGAGCATCCACGACTTCAGACCCGTTTCCACGAAGGTTCTGGTCCACGGTGTTCCACTGCCCACAATCGAATGGTTGAAGGACGACAAACCTATTAACTATGAAGCCGTCAACAAGCCCAGCAAGGATAAGCTGTACGGCAAGGAGGACACCAAGAAGGGTACCGACCAAATCGAAAGTGTTTTCGACATCAAAACATTCAGGGAAAACGATGTGGGAGCG TACACGTGTGTGGCCACCAACGAAATCGGAGTGACCAAGGCCCCCTTCAAGTTGGCCCTGCTGGCCCTCGCACCCAGCTTTGTGAAGAAGCTGGACAATGCTCTGGATGTGCTGCAGGGTGAACCTCTGGTCCTGGAGTGCTGTGTGGACGGCAGTCCTCTGCCCACTGTTCAGTGGCTAAAGGACGGTGACGAAGTCAAGCCTAGCGAGAG TGTTAAGATTTCCACCAACCCGGATGGTCTGGTCAGGCTGGAGATCAACCATTGCGAGCCCAATGATTCGGGAGCCTACAAGCTGATCATATCCAATCCTCATGGCGAGAAGGTTGCTTTGTGTGCGGTGGCTGTTAAAC CTGAGGAGGTGCAGCCAAAGTTCCTGAAACCCATTACCGGCCAGACCGTTGTCGTTGGCGAGCCCCTGAAATTGGAAGCCCAGGTCACTGGATTCCCAGCACCAGAGGTGAAATGGTACAAGGATGGCATGCTGCTGCGTCCAAGTCCAGAGATTAACTTCATCAACAGCCCCAATGGTCAAATTGGATTGAT TATCGATTCTGCCCAGCCCCTGGATGCAGGAGTCTACAAGTGCCTGATTGCCAACAAGGGCGGCGAAATCGAGGGTGTGTCCAAGGTGGAGATCGTGCCCAAGGAGTCGAAGCCAGTGTTTGTGGCCGAGCTCCAGGATGCCTCCAGTATTGAGGGCTTCCCCGTGAAGATGGACATCAAGGTGATTGGAAACCCCAAGCCGAAACTCCAGTGGTTCCACAACGGTCACGAAATCCAGCCAGATCCAAGCCACGTTGCCATTGTGGAGAATCCGGACAAGAGTACTAGCCTGATTATCGAGAAAACGGTTCCCGGCGACTCGGGATTGTATGAGGTGATTGCCCAGAACCCCGAGGGATCGACCGCCTCCAAGGCGAAGCTCTATGTGGCTCCCAAGGCCGATGAGACCGCCACCGAGGAGGCTCCTCAATTTGTGTCCGCTTTGCGGGATGTGAATGCGGATGAGGGTCAGGAGCTGGTCCTCTCCGCTCCGTTTATCTCGAACCCAATGCCCGAGGTGATCTGGTCGAAGGATGGCGTTACTCTGACACCCAACGAGCGTTTGCTGATGACCTGCGATGGCAAGCACATTGGACTGACCATCAAGCCAGCCGAAGCTGCTGACTCTGGAAACTACACCTGCTTGCTGGCCAATCCGCTGGGCGAGGACTCATCCGCCTGCAATGCCAATGTCAGGAAGGTCTACAAGCCCCCGGTGTTCACCCAAAAGATATCTGATCAACAACAGGTGTTCGGCAACAATGCCAAGATCCCCGTGACGGTTTCGGGAGTTCCCTATCCGGATCTGGTGTGGTACTTCCAGGACAAGCCCATTCCCAAGTCGGACAAGTACACCATCAAGAACGATGGCGATCATCACATGCTGATTGTCAACAACTGCGAAAAGGCTGACCAGGGTGTGTACAAGTGCATCGCCAGCAACAGGGAGGGCAAGGATATCACCCAAGGACGTCTCGATATCGTCAATGAGAT TAAGAAGCATTCACGATCGGAGCCACCAGTATTCCTCAAGAAGATTGGCGACTGTGATATCTACGAGGGAATGATTGCCAAGTTCACGGCCTGTGCCACCGGATACCCAGAGCCGGAGGTAGAGTGGTTCAAGAACGACCAGAAGCTTTTCCCTTCGGACCGATTTTTGATTGATATTGAGCCGAATGGACTCTTGAGGCTGACCATCAAAAATGTGACCGAGAACGATGTAGGACGTTATTCCTGCCGTATTTTCAACCCATACGGAGATGATATTTGCCATGCCGAGCTGTTCTACGACT CTCTGGATAGTCAGCAGAAGCCTTTGGAAGACCAGTATACCGATTTCAAGAAGTACAAGAAGTCCGGTGCTCCTCCGCCATTATCGGAGGGTCCCATTATATCTCGCATGACCGATCGTGGATTGCTCTTATCCTGGAATCCCTCGGTGCCCTTGACTCCCCGCTATCCGATCACTTACCAG ATCGAAATGATGGATTTGCCAGAGGGAGATTGGCGTACTCTGAGGACGGGAGTTCGCAGCTGTGCCTGTGATATCCGTAATCTAGAACCATTCAGGGATTATCGATTCAGGGTGCGAGTGGAAAACAAGTTTGGTGTGAGCGACCCCAGTCCCTATACTCAAACTTACAG GCAAAAACTGGTGCCAGATCCACCAAAAACCTATACCTACTTGCCACCAGGCACCGACTTCAGGCCAGAAACCTCGCCTTACTTCCCCAAGGACTTTGATATCGAGAGACCTCCACATGATGGCTTGGCACAGGCTCCTCA ATTCCTGCTGCGCGAACAGGACATCAGCTATGGGGTCAAGGATCACAACACGGAGCTGATGTGGTTCGTCTACGGCTATCCCAAGCCCAAGATGACTTACTACTTTGACGACATGATCATTGAATCGGGTGGAAGATTTGATCAGAGCTACACTCGCAATGGACAGGCCACGCTCTTTATTAACAA AATGCTGGATCGCGATGTTGGCTGGTATGAGGCTGTGGCCACCAACGAACATGGAGAGGCCAGACAGCGGGTGCGACTGGAGATTGCCGAGCATCCGAGGTTCCTGAAGCGTCCCGATGAGACCTTCATTATGGCTCGCAAGAACGGAAGAATCGAGGCCAAATTGGTGGGAATTCCGCTGCCAGAAGTGCATTGGTTCAAGGACTGGAAACCGATTGCCGACTCTTCCCGGATTAAG ATTAGCTCATATGACCCGGACATCTATGTGCTCTCGATCCACGACTCGATCATTAAGGATGGAGGCTTGTACTCCATCAGTGCCAGGAACATTGCTGGCTCCATAAGCACTTCGGTGACAGTGCACATCGAAGAGAACGAGGATCAATACATCTACAAGACCTACGGCAGACATCCTTATGTGCGTTCCAAGCAGTTGCGCTACCAGGACAAATACGACATTGGAGATGAACTGGGTCGCGGAACTCAGGGCATTACCTACCACGCCGTGGAGCGTTCCTCCGGTGACAATTATGCCGCCAAGATTATGTATGGCAGACCAGAGTTGCGACCATTCATGATGAACGAACTGGAGATGATGAACACGTTCAATCACAAGAACCTGATCCGTCCCTATGACGCCTACGACACCGATCGCAGTGTGACCCTTATCATGGAACTGGCTGCTGGCGGAGAGCTGGTCAGGGATAATCTTCTCCGACGCGACTATTACACGGAGCGAGATATCGCCCACTATATCAGGCAGACACTGTGGGGTCTGGAGCACATGCACGAAATGGGCGTGGGCCACATGGGTCTTACG ATCAAGGACCTGCTGATCTCCGTGGTCGGCGGTGATCTCATCAAGGTTTCTGACTTTGGCTTGTCGAGGAAAATCAACAGGCACAATCTGTCGACCCTGGACTACGGCATGCCCGAGTTCGTTTCGCCCGAAGTGGTGAACAAGGAAGGAGTAAACTTCTCCCACGACATGTGGACCGTCGGCTTGATCACCTACGTCCTGCTCGGAGGCCACAATCCGTTCCTGGGCATCGATGACAGGGAAACCCTGACCAAGATTCGAGAGGGTCGCTGGGACTTTAAGGACGAGATTTGGACCCACATCTCGGACGATGGCCGTGACTTCATCAGCCGTCTGCTGCTGTACAGTCCCGAGGAACGTATGGATGTGAAGACCGCTCTGAAGCATCCCTGGTTCTTCATGCTCGATCGCCAGGTGTACGACCATGACTATCAGATCGGAACCGATCGTCTGCGCAACTACTACGACCACTTCAGGGACTGGTATGCCAATGCCTCCTGCAAGAACTACTTCCGCAGGCGCCGCCTCAGTGGCTGCTTCCAGCACCCATCCAAGATGGTCTATCCCCCGGGACACGTCTACACGCCGGAGAACACCCCGGAGCCCCTGCCAGAGCCAAGAATCAGGGCCAAGCGCGAGGAGGTGGTTTCCAAGTACTTGCATCCCGACTACGAACTGGGCCTAATTCAATCCGAAAGCCA CTACCAATATGGACCAGATACTTATCTCCTGCAATTGCGGGATGTCAACTTCCCAGTGCGATTGCGAGAATACATGAAGGTGGCCCATCGCCGATCGCCTTCCTTTGCCTTGAACGATTCAGTGGATTGGTCG CTGCCCGTGATCCGTGAGAGACGTCGCTTCACCGACATCATGGACGAGGAGATCGATGACGAGCGCACCCGCAGCCGCATCAGCATGTACGCGGCCAACGAATCCTACTCCATCCGGCGACTGCGTACGGAACTGGGACCCCGTCTGGATGAATACACCGAGGCGGACGCCATGATCGAGACCCAGCGGGAGGGCTACCCGCCCTTCTTCCGCGAGAAGCCCCAGACCATCGCCATAACCGAGAACCAGCCCAGTCACATTCACTGCTTCGCCGTGGGTGATCCCAAGCCGTGTGTGCAGTGGTTCAAGAACGACATGGTTCTGTCCGAGAGCAAGAGGATCAAGATATCGGTGGACGAGGACGGTCGCTCCATCCTGCGCTTCGAGCCGGCCCTGCACTTTGATGTGGGAGTCTACAAGGTGGTGGCCAGGAACAAGGTGGGTCAGACTGTGGCCCGATGCCGCATCGTGGTGGCCACTCTGCCCGATGCCCCTGACTCGCCGGAGATTTCGGCCAACAGCGGAACCGAGATCCTCCTCCGCTGGAAGCAGCCACGCGACGATGGTCACTCCACCGTCCTCTGCTACAGTCTGCAGTACAAGTTAAGCAACTGCGATGCCTGGACCACGGTGGCGGACAACATTGATCATGAGTTCTATCTGCTGCACGACCTGCAGCCCAACACCAGCTACCAATTCCGGTTGGCCTCCAAGAACCGCATCGGCTGGAGCGAGATGGGCATACCGGTGAGCGCCTCGACGGTGGGCGGAGATGCCCCCAAGATCCACATCACCAAGGCCATGAAGCATTTACAGCAGCTCACCGAGAACGGGCATCAAGTAGTTCCCGAGGAGGAGCGCGTCCACACCGACTACCATTGCGAGCGGGAGCCACCTAACTGGGTGACCGACTCCTCCGTCAGCGACAAGTACAGCTTCATCTCGGAGATCGCCCGCGGCGAGTTCAGCACCATTGTGAAGGGCATCCAGAAGTCCACCGACACGGTGGTGGTGGCCAAGATCCTCGAGGTGACCGACGAGAACGAGGACAACGTGGTCGCCGAGTTTGACAACTTCAAAACTCTTCGCCACGAACGCATCCCGGCCCTTTTCAGTGCCTACAAGCCGCTGAACGTGCCCATTGCCATCTTCGTGATGGAGAAACTCCAGGGAGCCGATGTGCTGACCTATTTCAGCAGTCGGCACGAGTACTCCGAGCAGATGGTGGCCACCGTGGTGACCCAACTGCTGGACGCCCTGCAGTATTTGCACTGGCGTGGCTACTGCCACCTGAACATCCAGCCGGATAATGTGGTCATGGCCTCAGTCCGCTCCATCCAGGTGAAATTGGTGGACTTTGGATCGGCCAAGAAGGTCAACAAGCTGGGCATGAAGGTTACTCCCTGCGGATCGCTGGACTTCCAGCCGCCCGAGATGGTCAACGATGAGCCCATATTCCCGCAGAGCGACATCTGGTCGCTGGGAGCGCTGACCTACTTGCTCCTGTCCGGTTGCAGTCCATTCCGTGGCGCCGACGAGTACGAGACCAAGCAGAACATCTCCTTCGTGCGTTACCGGTTCGAGAATCTCTTCAAGGAGGTCACTCCCGAGGCCACGCGATTCATTATGCTCCTCTTCAAGCGTCATCCCAC AAAACGACCATACACCGAAGATTGCTTGGAGCACAGGTGGCTCATGTCCTCCGACTACATGGTTAGGAAACGTGAACGTGCCATCTTTTTGGGCAGCCGTCTAAAG ACGTTCTGCGATGAATACCATGACCTAAAGAACGCCTCGGCTACGTCATCCAAGGTTCTGAACACGGTCGCCGGCGGACCTACACCTACTCAACTACTTCGATCGAATAGCATCCAGGAGGAATTGCTCACAACATTTTAG